A window of the Microvirga terrae genome harbors these coding sequences:
- a CDS encoding cupin domain-containing protein gives MTDTTVKKVSSAHSPTGAQGEVYLASGKRVSMRMWRDEEPTQDKPLHKHEYEVVGYVIAGRAELEIEGQTVRLEPGDSWVVPAGAEHTYRILETFTAVEATAPPAQVHGRESS, from the coding sequence ATGACCGATACCACCGTGAAGAAGGTCAGCAGCGCCCACTCGCCCACAGGTGCTCAAGGCGAGGTCTATCTCGCTTCCGGCAAACGCGTCTCGATGCGGATGTGGCGCGATGAGGAACCGACGCAAGACAAACCCTTGCACAAGCACGAGTACGAAGTGGTCGGCTACGTCATCGCGGGACGGGCCGAGCTGGAGATCGAGGGGCAGACGGTGCGACTGGAGCCAGGCGATTCCTGGGTGGTTCCGGCGGGCGCCGAACACACCTACCGTATCCTGGAAACCTTCACCGCTGTTGAAGCCACAGCCCCGCCGGCGCAGGTGCACGGCCGCGAGTCGTCCTGA
- a CDS encoding phosphoribosyltransferase produces MDGAHPQVILNDELLGHFNVPRGYIEEETQRQLKEIRRRREHNLAGRQPVAVEGRVAIVVDDGIATGGTVRAALKGVSKAQPARLILAVPVAPADTMERLRTEADEVICLTTPEPFYAVGEHYEDFRQTSDREVTTLLDEAQRWNRQNGP; encoded by the coding sequence GTGGACGGAGCCCATCCGCAGGTCATACTGAATGATGAGCTTCTTGGGCATTTCAATGTGCCACGCGGCTACATCGAGGAAGAAACTCAGCGGCAGCTTAAGGAGATCAGGCGCCGGCGCGAGCACAATCTGGCGGGCCGGCAGCCCGTCGCCGTGGAGGGGCGTGTCGCCATCGTGGTGGATGACGGCATCGCCACCGGCGGCACCGTGCGGGCGGCGCTGAAGGGCGTGTCCAAGGCCCAGCCTGCCCGGCTGATCCTCGCGGTTCCGGTCGCGCCCGCGGACACCATGGAGCGGCTCCGAACAGAAGCGGACGAGGTGATCTGCCTGACGACGCCGGAACCGTTCTACGCCGTCGGCGAGCACTATGAAGATTTTCGCCAGACCTCGGATCGGGAGGTGACCACGCTTCTGGACGAGGCCCAGCGTTGGAACAGGCAGAATGGCCCATGA
- a CDS encoding sugar-binding domain-containing protein has protein sequence MTDTISQPDLHPRPQLRRERWIDLCGPWGFALDDEDKGNTERWFERAEPFDREIVVPFPPESKLSGVHDTGFHPVVWYRREIRIEDADRRDRFLLHFGAVDYKAAVWVNGRMAVEHVGGQTPFSADITPLLIPGEAQVIVVRAEDEPRDLQQPRGKQYWEKEPGYIWYHRTTGIWQPVWLEPVPAVAIAELRWTPDVDRFGVGLVIRLDQTPPDDWRVRVQLRGDRPLRTLVDDTCLLTGREVRRDLLLDINDAAVRRRRTLLWAPEHPNLVEATIELIDGSGAVVDRVESYFGLRRIEARDGRFIINGIPIFLRLVLAQNYWPDSLLAAPDGEALRREVDLAQQLGFNGIRIHQKIEDPRFLYWCDRLGMLVWSEAANAYVYSDRAAEMLTREWQEAIRRDYNHPAIITWVPLNESWGVPDLDRSAQQRHFVRSLYHLTKALDPTRPVIGNDGWQHAVGDIFGVHDYAPTGAMLRERYADRETIARTFREVRPHHHPLLGEGAKIENEPIVISEFGGLGFVPQATEDWFGYGQFSSADELLVRYEELVDALLASTALAGFCYTQLTDTAQETNGLLTVNREPKFDIERVRAINSRPSKAVPSEILDVLIKQEVERRRRERGQE, from the coding sequence ATGACCGATACGATCTCCCAGCCCGACCTCCATCCACGCCCGCAGCTGCGCCGGGAGCGCTGGATCGACCTGTGCGGCCCCTGGGGGTTTGCCCTTGATGATGAGGATAAAGGTAACACCGAGCGCTGGTTTGAGCGGGCGGAGCCCTTCGACCGCGAAATCGTGGTGCCCTTTCCGCCCGAGAGCAAGCTGTCCGGAGTACATGACACAGGCTTTCACCCGGTGGTCTGGTATCGGCGTGAGATCCGGATCGAGGACGCGGACCGTCGGGACCGGTTTCTCCTTCATTTCGGTGCGGTCGACTACAAGGCCGCCGTGTGGGTCAACGGCCGTATGGCGGTCGAGCATGTCGGCGGGCAGACACCATTCTCAGCCGATATCACTCCCCTGCTCATCCCCGGCGAGGCCCAAGTGATCGTTGTGCGTGCCGAGGACGAGCCCCGGGACCTGCAGCAGCCGCGCGGCAAGCAGTACTGGGAGAAGGAGCCCGGCTACATCTGGTATCACCGGACCACCGGCATCTGGCAGCCAGTCTGGCTGGAGCCGGTTCCAGCGGTGGCGATTGCCGAGCTGCGCTGGACACCCGATGTCGACCGCTTCGGTGTCGGCCTGGTCATCAGGTTGGACCAGACGCCGCCCGATGACTGGCGCGTGCGCGTGCAGTTGAGAGGCGACCGGCCGTTGCGCACCCTCGTCGATGATACCTGTCTCCTCACGGGCCGCGAGGTCCGGCGCGACCTGCTTCTGGACATCAACGACGCGGCGGTGCGCCGGCGCCGCACGCTGCTGTGGGCTCCCGAGCATCCCAACCTCGTCGAGGCGACCATCGAACTCATCGATGGGAGTGGCGCCGTCGTCGACCGGGTCGAAAGCTACTTCGGGCTGCGCCGGATCGAGGCTCGTGACGGGCGCTTCATCATCAATGGCATTCCCATCTTCCTGCGGCTCGTCCTGGCGCAGAACTACTGGCCGGATTCGCTTCTGGCTGCCCCGGATGGCGAAGCGCTCAGGCGCGAGGTGGACCTGGCCCAACAACTCGGCTTCAACGGCATCCGGATCCATCAGAAGATCGAGGATCCGCGCTTTCTCTACTGGTGCGACCGGCTCGGCATGCTCGTCTGGAGCGAGGCCGCCAATGCCTATGTTTACTCGGACCGTGCGGCCGAGATGCTCACGCGCGAATGGCAGGAAGCGATCCGCCGCGACTACAATCATCCCGCCATCATCACCTGGGTGCCCCTGAACGAGAGCTGGGGGGTGCCGGACCTCGACCGTTCGGCCCAGCAGCGGCATTTCGTGCGGTCGCTTTACCATCTCACCAAGGCGCTCGACCCGACCCGTCCGGTGATCGGCAATGACGGCTGGCAGCACGCCGTGGGCGACATCTTCGGCGTGCATGACTATGCGCCCACCGGCGCGATGCTGCGCGAGCGGTATGCTGACCGGGAGACCATCGCGCGTACGTTCCGCGAGGTGCGCCCGCACCACCATCCGCTGCTGGGCGAAGGAGCCAAGATCGAGAACGAGCCGATTGTGATCAGCGAGTTCGGGGGATTGGGGTTCGTGCCCCAAGCGACCGAGGACTGGTTCGGCTATGGCCAGTTTTCCAGCGCCGACGAGTTGCTCGTCCGCTATGAGGAGCTCGTTGACGCGCTGCTTGCCTCCACCGCATTGGCCGGGTTCTGCTACACCCAGCTCACCGACACCGCCCAGGAGACCAACGGGCTCCTGACCGTGAACCGCGAGCCGAAGTTCGACATCGAGCGCGTACGCGCCATCAACAGCCGTCCCTCAAAGGCGGTGCCAAGCGAGATCCTGGACGTGCTGATCAAACAGGAGGTGGAACGGCGGCGGCGTGAGCGTGGGCAGGAATAG
- a CDS encoding family 1 glycosylhydrolase gives MTQALPPRSQLSRLSAPDAFWWSTGIEDTFITAPHPVTGRTLDEYELTGHYDRWHEDLGLVAELGVPCARYGVPWHHIQPEPNTWDWTFPDETLERLLDLGVEPQVDLVHYGLPAWIENAFLHPDYPKLVAEYAGRLAERFRGRITWYTPLNEPRITSWYCGRLGWWPPFRRSWPGFVALMLAIAKGMVETVKALESVDPEIVPYFVDATDLFDTDDPAFEDEARRRQEVVFLALDLVSGRIDERHALWPWLLKNGAREADLAWFLDNAVALPVIGMNLYPMFTQKKLLRDAGGRFRIRMPYAGADLIIRLGRLYHERYRVPLMISETASMGSLRRRLNWLDASIAATRQLRQEGIPLVGYTWWPMFSLVTWAYRQGRRPVTEHLAEMGLWDIVPDESDPLRRVRTPAVDIYQQLVRGGIEAVGMLMEASSHAAALR, from the coding sequence ATGACCCAAGCGCTTCCGCCTCGATCCCAGCTGTCGCGCCTGTCCGCGCCCGATGCGTTCTGGTGGTCGACTGGCATTGAAGACACCTTCATCACGGCACCGCACCCGGTCACCGGACGCACCCTGGACGAGTACGAGCTGACCGGCCACTACGACCGTTGGCACGAGGACCTTGGTCTTGTGGCTGAACTGGGCGTCCCGTGCGCCCGCTATGGCGTGCCGTGGCATCATATCCAGCCTGAGCCGAACACCTGGGACTGGACCTTCCCGGATGAGACCCTGGAGCGGCTGCTTGATCTTGGGGTCGAGCCCCAGGTTGATCTCGTTCATTATGGGCTGCCGGCTTGGATCGAGAACGCGTTCCTGCATCCTGACTACCCGAAGCTCGTCGCCGAGTATGCTGGGCGTCTCGCCGAGCGGTTTCGAGGACGGATCACCTGGTACACGCCGCTCAATGAGCCCCGCATTACCAGCTGGTACTGCGGGCGCCTCGGCTGGTGGCCGCCGTTCCGGCGCAGCTGGCCCGGCTTCGTGGCGCTGATGCTGGCCATCGCAAAGGGCATGGTCGAGACGGTCAAGGCTCTGGAAAGCGTCGATCCCGAGATCGTGCCTTACTTTGTTGATGCCACCGACCTCTTCGATACGGACGATCCGGCATTCGAGGACGAGGCCCGGCGCCGGCAGGAGGTCGTCTTCCTTGCTCTTGATCTCGTCTCAGGGCGGATCGACGAGCGCCATGCGCTGTGGCCATGGCTGCTGAAGAACGGAGCGCGGGAGGCCGATCTCGCCTGGTTTCTCGACAATGCCGTGGCGCTGCCGGTCATCGGCATGAACCTGTACCCGATGTTCACGCAGAAGAAGCTGCTGCGGGATGCCGGCGGGCGCTTTCGCATCCGCATGCCCTATGCAGGCGCCGATCTCATCATCCGGCTTGGACGCCTTTACCACGAACGCTATCGCGTGCCGCTCATGATCTCGGAGACGGCCTCAATGGGTTCTCTGCGGCGCCGACTCAACTGGCTCGACGCCTCCATCGCCGCCACGCGGCAGCTCCGCCAGGAGGGCATTCCGCTGGTGGGCTACACGTGGTGGCCGATGTTCTCCCTCGTCACCTGGGCCTACCGTCAGGGTCGCCGTCCGGTGACGGAGCATCTGGCCGAGATGGGCTTGTGGGACATTGTCCCGGACGAGTCGGATCCCTTGCGCCGGGTGCGGACACCCGCCGTGGACATCTACCAGCAACTCGTGAGAGGCGGGATCGAGGCGGTCGGCATGCTGATGGAAGCCTCGTCCCATGCAGCCGCACTACGCTGA
- a CDS encoding glycoside hydrolase: MFRSFFLAGFEGSTGYNRHGHWFDQVVATGHDGTVDKDYRELAKLGLHAARETIRWPLVDLGKGRYDFSTVEPFVEAARRHGIEIIWDLFHYGYPQGLDLWGEEFPKRFADYCHAVGRYIAWHGEGTYAFTPVNEPSFMSYAGGEKGLFAPHVTGRGWDLKVALTRAAIEGINALWAACPAARIVNVDPLCRVACPFDCPDLEEVRDFNERLVFQSWDMLCGRLLPELGGSRTHLDVVGINYYWTNQWEWGVSPREDGVIPPLADDDPRRWSLSALVRSVWERYGGEVMITETSHIGDSRGRWLREVADEAEMLLRDGVPIRGVCLYPILGMPEWHDPDIWTPMGLWDPVCHHDPCGERLICGPMLEALQSVRHVDDLHQVVLASPSMVGPMATRRGPERRQMAAE, translated from the coding sequence ATGTTCCGAAGCTTCTTTCTCGCTGGGTTCGAGGGCTCCACAGGTTACAACCGACACGGTCACTGGTTCGACCAAGTGGTGGCGACCGGCCACGACGGAACGGTCGATAAGGATTACCGGGAACTCGCGAAACTCGGTCTTCACGCGGCACGCGAGACCATCCGCTGGCCCTTGGTGGACCTCGGAAAAGGGCGCTACGATTTCTCCACGGTTGAGCCGTTTGTCGAGGCGGCACGCCGCCATGGCATCGAGATCATCTGGGACCTGTTCCATTACGGCTATCCGCAGGGGCTGGATCTCTGGGGCGAGGAGTTTCCGAAGCGCTTCGCCGATTACTGTCATGCGGTCGGCCGCTACATCGCCTGGCATGGAGAGGGGACTTACGCCTTCACGCCGGTCAATGAGCCGTCATTCATGTCCTATGCGGGGGGCGAGAAGGGCCTGTTCGCGCCTCATGTGACCGGACGCGGCTGGGATCTGAAGGTCGCGCTTACGCGCGCCGCCATTGAGGGCATCAATGCCCTATGGGCGGCCTGCCCGGCGGCACGCATCGTCAATGTGGATCCACTCTGCCGGGTGGCCTGTCCGTTCGACTGTCCCGATCTGGAGGAGGTGCGCGACTTCAACGAGCGGCTTGTGTTCCAGAGCTGGGACATGCTGTGCGGACGCCTTCTGCCGGAACTGGGTGGCAGCCGCACGCACCTGGATGTGGTGGGTATCAATTATTATTGGACCAACCAGTGGGAATGGGGCGTCTCACCCCGAGAGGATGGGGTCATCCCGCCGCTCGCCGATGACGATCCGCGCCGATGGTCCCTGAGCGCTCTCGTTCGTTCGGTGTGGGAGCGTTACGGCGGTGAGGTGATGATCACGGAGACCAGTCATATTGGTGACAGTCGTGGCCGCTGGCTGCGGGAGGTGGCGGATGAAGCGGAGATGCTTCTCCGCGACGGCGTCCCAATCCGCGGCGTGTGCCTCTACCCGATACTCGGCATGCCAGAGTGGCATGATCCGGACATCTGGACGCCGATGGGCTTGTGGGACCCCGTCTGTCACCATGATCCCTGTGGCGAGCGCCTGATCTGCGGGCCTATGCTGGAAGCCCTGCAATCCGTACGCCATGTCGACGACCTTCACCAAGTCGTTCTTGCTAGCCCCAGCATGGTTGGGCCAATGGCCACACGAAGAGGGCCCGAGAGGAGGCAGATGGCGGCCGAGTAG
- a CDS encoding Rv2175c family DNA-binding protein, with translation MRTEDIKADLLRKAGGTLTAPEAARMLGTDVVTLQELAAEEAIIALPLPGGTAYPACQLEISGMVTGLSEALRSMPIRSPWMRLEWLLSGDPALGGAAPIEALRRGNVTEVIQLARLHGAG, from the coding sequence TTGAGGACGGAAGACATCAAGGCTGACCTTCTCCGCAAAGCGGGTGGCACCCTCACTGCGCCCGAGGCAGCCCGCATGCTCGGGACCGATGTCGTCACGCTGCAGGAGCTGGCCGCCGAGGAGGCGATTATTGCCCTGCCTCTGCCGGGCGGCACCGCCTATCCGGCGTGCCAGCTTGAGATCAGCGGCATGGTGACAGGCCTGTCGGAGGCGCTCCGCTCGATGCCGATCCGCTCGCCCTGGATGCGACTTGAGTGGCTGCTGAGCGGGGATCCCGCTCTCGGTGGCGCAGCGCCGATCGAGGCTTTGCGGCGGGGCAACGTCACGGAAGTGATCCAGCTCGCCCGCTTGCATGGGGCCGGATGA
- a CDS encoding helix-turn-helix transcriptional regulator produces MRFIESRLASATLNVDAVCHAVGVSRRTLYRLFDQEGGVQRYIQARRLERVRSALIDPADTRRISEVAAGFGFLRTDHFARAFRQQFGQSASDARHQSRGPEVDPAASPIESGTWRDFDDWIRTLHA; encoded by the coding sequence ATGCGGTTCATCGAGTCCCGTCTCGCTTCCGCCACGTTGAATGTGGATGCCGTCTGCCATGCGGTGGGCGTGTCTCGGCGGACGCTTTATCGGCTGTTCGATCAGGAAGGTGGGGTCCAGCGTTACATCCAGGCAAGACGCCTCGAGCGGGTCCGTTCTGCCCTCATCGATCCAGCGGACACCCGGCGCATCTCCGAGGTCGCGGCCGGTTTCGGCTTTCTGCGTACCGATCATTTCGCCCGGGCCTTCAGGCAACAGTTCGGGCAATCCGCATCCGATGCCCGCCATCAGTCGCGCGGCCCGGAGGTCGACCCTGCGGCCTCGCCAATCGAGTCCGGCACGTGGCGGGACTTCGACGACTGGATCCGGACGCTCCACGCGTGA
- a CDS encoding SMI1/KNR4 family protein, protein MLIDPDPVSALKRIEAWLAREYPDRLPLFRPGASAGTLQRVEAKLGATLPGDIRMLYAAHDGQPEGAPSLYLNQRWLPVDVMAVTWEDLCRRYGAAVTAEWSTGWLPLFGSVRGDHYCVDIRVRPSGRAGPIIWFLYDNPERAIIAHDITQMLERVADGVETGRWRLDDGYDGFSD, encoded by the coding sequence ATGCTGATCGACCCAGACCCCGTCAGTGCCCTCAAGCGGATCGAAGCCTGGCTGGCCCGCGAGTACCCGGACCGCCTGCCGCTCTTCCGACCCGGGGCCTCCGCCGGCACGCTCCAGCGGGTCGAGGCCAAGCTCGGGGCGACGCTGCCTGGCGACATCCGGATGCTCTATGCCGCCCATGACGGCCAGCCGGAGGGAGCTCCAAGCCTCTATCTCAACCAGCGCTGGCTTCCGGTCGATGTCATGGCCGTAACCTGGGAGGATCTCTGCCGTCGCTATGGCGCCGCCGTAACGGCGGAGTGGTCGACGGGATGGCTTCCTCTCTTCGGCAGTGTGCGGGGCGATCACTACTGCGTCGACATCCGTGTCCGTCCCTCGGGCCGCGCGGGGCCGATCATCTGGTTCCTCTATGACAACCCTGAGCGCGCGATCATCGCGCACGACATCACGCAGATGCTGGAACGGGTCGCCGATGGGGTCGAAACCGGGAGATGGCGCCTGGACGATGGCTATGACGGATTCAGCGACTGA
- a CDS encoding DUF1254 domain-containing protein gives MTRHPTTLTFALLASALCQFPPALAQQPAAPPLVEQINKGNWLPQTEAEALRDELFYQRAVHAYITMLPALNLIGMRDGSEATFGKGYNVLPIWKERMDSRTWIPTPNGDVIYSLGFLDLKETGPLVVAAPHDVIGMFTDIFQRTITDVGLIGPDQARGGLYLLLPPDYDGAIPQGYFAFKSPTYNVMLFFRTVMGKGATAPDPKPAVALAEQTRIYPLWAPEKDTKPMQFPNGSGKRIQMMYPVDNAYWTKLKGFVDHEPVSAIDPELRGVLASIGIVKGQPFNPTAKQKDLLKKAVETAPKMILALRQLGRPDERNLYYNDRLYENVWAGATSEWLQSSYLDVDQRAGFFQIAFSSAPAMVMHTLGAGSKYPTTRRDANGEFLNGSNTYRLRLPPDAPAALFWAVTLYNITDGTMVETPQLMPSVNSLNEAVAKNGDGSIDLWFGPSKRANAPDTNFIQTINGRNFIATVRLYGTGAAFFDQSWKPDDVVKVN, from the coding sequence ATGACCCGCCACCCGACGACACTGACCTTTGCACTGCTCGCCTCGGCCTTGTGCCAGTTCCCGCCCGCCCTGGCGCAGCAGCCGGCCGCCCCGCCCTTGGTCGAGCAGATCAACAAGGGCAACTGGCTGCCGCAGACCGAGGCCGAGGCGCTGCGCGACGAGCTCTTCTACCAGCGGGCCGTCCATGCCTACATCACCATGCTGCCGGCCCTGAACCTCATCGGCATGCGCGACGGCTCGGAAGCGACCTTCGGCAAGGGTTACAACGTCCTGCCGATCTGGAAGGAGCGGATGGACTCGCGCACCTGGATTCCGACGCCCAATGGCGACGTCATCTACTCGTTGGGTTTCCTCGACCTGAAGGAGACCGGCCCGCTTGTCGTCGCCGCGCCGCATGATGTCATCGGCATGTTCACCGATATCTTCCAGCGCACGATCACCGATGTTGGCCTGATCGGCCCCGATCAGGCACGTGGCGGGCTCTATCTCCTGCTGCCGCCGGATTACGACGGCGCGATCCCGCAGGGCTACTTCGCGTTCAAGTCCCCGACCTACAATGTCATGCTGTTCTTCCGCACCGTCATGGGAAAGGGCGCGACGGCACCGGACCCGAAACCGGCCGTTGCGCTGGCGGAGCAGACGCGCATCTACCCGCTCTGGGCTCCGGAAAAGGACACGAAGCCCATGCAGTTCCCGAACGGCAGCGGCAAGCGCATCCAGATGATGTATCCGGTCGATAATGCCTACTGGACGAAGCTGAAGGGGTTCGTCGACCACGAGCCCGTCTCGGCCATCGATCCCGAGTTGCGCGGCGTGCTGGCCTCGATCGGCATCGTCAAGGGCCAGCCGTTCAATCCAACCGCGAAGCAGAAGGACCTGCTGAAGAAGGCGGTCGAAACAGCGCCGAAGATGATCCTGGCCCTGCGCCAGCTCGGCCGCCCTGACGAGCGAAATCTCTATTACAACGACAGGCTGTACGAGAACGTCTGGGCTGGCGCCACGTCCGAATGGCTCCAGAGCAGCTATCTCGATGTCGACCAGCGGGCCGGCTTCTTCCAGATCGCCTTCTCGTCCGCGCCGGCCATGGTCATGCACACGCTGGGCGCGGGATCCAAATATCCCACGACGCGCCGGGACGCGAACGGCGAGTTCCTGAACGGCTCGAATACCTACAGGCTGCGCCTGCCCCCCGATGCGCCGGCCGCGCTGTTCTGGGCCGTCACCCTCTACAACATCACCGACGGAACCATGGTGGAAACCCCGCAACTGATGCCGTCGGTCAACAGCCTGAATGAGGCCGTGGCGAAGAACGGGGACGGCTCGATCGACCTGTGGTTCGGCCCGTCGAAGCGGGCGAATGCACCGGACACGAACTTCATCCAAACGATCAACGGCCGAAACTTCATCGCCACGGTGCGCCTCTATGGCACGGGCGCCGCGTTCTTTGACCAGAGCTGGAAGCCGGATGACGTCGTGAAAGTGAATTGA
- a CDS encoding dienelactone hydrolase family protein produces MRTIVAAAFWALVMTTSSYAAIREEPVTYQDGTTTMRGFVVYDDAVQGKRPGIIMVHEWWGITKHMHTEAQKFAQQGYTAFIADMYGDGKVADNPNDAGALATLVMKDPKVMEARFGAAQAQLARHPSVDPTQIGAVGYCFGGAVVLNMARAGADLDAVAGFHATLGLNTPAPAPGTVKAKVLVLNGTDDPFVKREEYEALKKDFDAAKAEYRVIEYPGAAHAFTNPEATELGRKFNLPLRYDAQVDQAAKGEALKFFKVSLQK; encoded by the coding sequence ATGAGGACAATCGTGGCAGCAGCATTCTGGGCGTTGGTGATGACCACAAGCTCGTACGCAGCAATCAGGGAGGAGCCGGTCACGTACCAGGACGGCACCACGACCATGAGGGGCTTCGTCGTCTACGACGATGCAGTTCAGGGCAAGCGTCCCGGTATCATCATGGTGCACGAGTGGTGGGGCATCACCAAGCACATGCACACCGAGGCGCAGAAGTTCGCGCAACAGGGCTACACCGCGTTCATTGCCGACATGTACGGGGACGGGAAGGTCGCCGACAATCCCAATGACGCCGGCGCCTTAGCGACTCTCGTCATGAAGGACCCGAAGGTGATGGAAGCGCGCTTTGGTGCCGCGCAAGCTCAACTTGCTCGACATCCCTCCGTTGACCCGACGCAGATCGGTGCGGTTGGCTACTGCTTTGGTGGCGCTGTCGTGCTGAACATGGCTCGTGCCGGCGCCGACCTCGATGCGGTGGCCGGATTCCACGCCACGCTCGGCCTCAACACACCCGCGCCTGCGCCTGGCACGGTCAAGGCCAAGGTCCTTGTTCTGAATGGGACCGACGATCCGTTTGTGAAACGCGAGGAGTACGAGGCGCTTAAGAAGGACTTCGATGCGGCGAAGGCTGAGTACCGGGTCATTGAATATCCTGGGGCGGCGCATGCTTTCACCAACCCGGAGGCCACAGAACTCGGCCGGAAGTTCAACCTGCCGCTTCGGTACGACGCACAGGTGGACCAAGCGGCGAAGGGCGAAGCATTGAAATTCTTCAAAGTCAGCCTTCAGAAGTAG